A genomic window from Streptomyces mirabilis includes:
- a CDS encoding GntR family transcriptional regulator, whose protein sequence is MVEWTGKFAYQQVADDLRRRIADGEFAGTGQLPSLAQLQKTYEVTVTVARAAIRQLTTDGLAVSHQGKGAFLTPDAGRAAQLADPVGTVAELRAEVAQLRNEVGELRQRVATLEGS, encoded by the coding sequence ATGGTCGAGTGGACCGGCAAGTTCGCCTACCAGCAGGTGGCCGATGACCTGCGGCGACGCATCGCGGATGGCGAGTTCGCCGGCACCGGACAGCTCCCCTCGCTGGCGCAGCTTCAGAAGACGTACGAGGTCACAGTGACCGTCGCTCGCGCCGCCATCCGGCAGTTGACGACGGATGGCCTCGCTGTGAGCCACCAGGGCAAGGGCGCCTTCCTGACGCCGGACGCCGGCCGTGCCGCACAGCTCGCCGATCCGGTCGGGACCGTGGCCGAACTGCGCGCGGAAGTCGCGCAACTGCGGAACGAAGTAGGGGAGCTTCGCCAACGCGTCGCGACCCTGGAAGGAAGCTGA
- a CDS encoding DNA methylase → MTQPTDIRRVSALAEPFRVLDAYSCIGGGTKGYKRGIPGVHVTGVDNQAQPDYCGDAFHQGDAIDFIRAYGHEFDFIHASPPCQGEGAPTKGTNAARNAAIGRTYPRLIAPTRAALEATGRPYVIENVPGSEVRKDIRLCGEQFGLAVLMHRYFELGGWTTVQPAHPRHRGRVRGWRHGEFHKGPYVAAYGKGGGKATVEEIRAAKGIDWSTDHFRLREALPPAYTEWIARAYLAALAATLEVAA, encoded by the coding sequence ATGACGCAACCCACCGACATCCGGCGAGTATCGGCCTTAGCCGAACCGTTCCGGGTGCTGGACGCCTACAGCTGCATCGGCGGTGGCACCAAGGGATACAAGCGCGGCATCCCCGGTGTGCACGTCACCGGCGTCGACAACCAGGCGCAGCCGGACTACTGCGGCGACGCCTTCCACCAGGGCGACGCGATCGACTTCATCCGCGCGTACGGCCACGAATTCGACTTCATCCACGCCTCTCCGCCCTGCCAGGGCGAGGGTGCCCCGACCAAGGGCACGAACGCGGCTCGAAACGCGGCGATCGGCCGCACGTACCCGAGGCTGATCGCCCCGACGCGCGCCGCGCTGGAGGCCACGGGCCGGCCGTACGTGATCGAGAACGTGCCCGGCTCCGAGGTGCGCAAGGACATCCGGCTGTGCGGCGAGCAATTCGGCCTGGCCGTGCTCATGCACCGCTACTTCGAACTCGGAGGCTGGACCACCGTGCAGCCGGCCCATCCCCGGCACCGGGGCCGGGTGCGCGGCTGGCGCCACGGCGAATTCCACAAGGGTCCGTACGTCGCCGCGTACGGCAAGGGCGGCGGCAAAGCCACTGTGGAGGAGATCCGCGCGGCCAAGGGCATCGACTGGTCCACCGACCACTTCCGACTGCGGGAGGCCCTGCCGCCCGCCTACACGGAATGGATCGCCCGCGCCTACCTCGCCGCCCTCGCCGCGACGCTGGAGGTCGCGGCATGA
- the ssb gene encoding single-stranded DNA-binding protein, producing the protein MSFGETPITIVGNLTGDPELKFTEGGAALAKFTIAVTPRSFDRTSNQWKDGTTAFYRCAAWRTLAEHIADSLKKGSRVVASGRMRQHDWTTEQDEKRSMLAVEIDDIGASIRFTTVTINAKRASQNGPAGDDPWAKTGDTPGASQHSEEPPF; encoded by the coding sequence ATGTCGTTCGGAGAGACCCCGATCACCATCGTCGGCAACCTGACCGGCGACCCGGAACTGAAGTTCACCGAGGGCGGGGCCGCGCTCGCCAAGTTCACCATCGCTGTCACCCCGCGCAGCTTCGACCGCACCTCCAACCAGTGGAAGGACGGCACCACCGCGTTCTACCGCTGCGCCGCCTGGCGCACCCTCGCAGAACACATCGCCGACAGCCTCAAGAAGGGCTCCCGCGTGGTCGCCAGCGGGCGGATGCGGCAGCACGACTGGACCACCGAGCAGGACGAGAAGCGCTCCATGCTCGCCGTCGAGATCGACGACATCGGCGCCTCCATCCGGTTCACCACCGTCACCATCAACGCCAAGCGCGCCTCCCAGAACGGCCCCGCAGGCGACGACCCGTGGGCCAAGACCGGCGACACCCCGGGAGCCTCGCAGCACAGCGAAGAGCCCCCCTTCTAG
- a CDS encoding RRQRL motif-containing zinc-binding protein codes for MSGVYADCYDPTGLHYGIPAYPYRLAPKGLATRRQLRARGLRPGGQPIAAQLMRINRRAGGHQVAYLYRIDLAKPVRPMTSRKWGALALAMLARRTCPRCQLDVGYCIPRSYGICGLCIAVEEQRTA; via the coding sequence ATGTCCGGGGTCTACGCCGACTGCTACGACCCGACCGGACTCCACTACGGCATCCCCGCCTATCCCTACCGCCTCGCCCCGAAGGGGCTGGCTACCCGCCGTCAGCTCCGTGCTCGGGGCTTACGTCCGGGTGGTCAACCGATCGCCGCGCAGCTCATGCGGATCAACCGACGGGCCGGCGGCCACCAGGTCGCCTACCTCTACCGCATCGACCTGGCCAAGCCCGTCCGGCCGATGACCTCCCGCAAGTGGGGCGCGCTCGCGCTGGCGATGCTCGCCCGCCGCACCTGCCCCCGCTGCCAGTTGGACGTCGGCTACTGCATCCCGCGCTCCTACGGGATCTGCGGCCTGTGTATCGCCGTCGAGGAACAGCGCACCGCCTGA
- a CDS encoding DUF2637 domain-containing protein, which yields MVDAAVVIVVRLDAVVARLGGRSGLWPAVLRWMTGLMTLLLNAGDSALKNDLVGVAVHSVAPLLLIVTAEAGLAYRRAISAALERIERSRATAQAEREQREQAEREHERQTREHAEHAAREHAERLERERAERESSERAAEREHTARMERERLDREAELRREQREYEDRVRHEKEQRSDALRREQQEQAERSRRERAAIAPPAPTAHGAGEGEAVNTDYHLPNVSLNSGELVLRKMPESEARSYIASFREGERTVRQLAEDTGWSVGWVAARVQEAREERATEQAEPAEAVA from the coding sequence GTGGTCGATGCCGCGGTCGTCATCGTGGTGCGCCTCGATGCGGTCGTGGCGCGGCTGGGTGGGAGGTCGGGGCTGTGGCCAGCCGTGCTGCGGTGGATGACCGGGCTGATGACGCTGTTGCTCAACGCCGGTGACAGCGCGCTGAAGAACGATCTCGTCGGGGTGGCCGTGCACTCGGTCGCGCCGCTGCTGCTGATCGTCACCGCTGAAGCGGGACTGGCCTACCGACGCGCGATCAGTGCCGCGCTGGAGCGCATCGAGCGTTCACGGGCCACCGCGCAGGCCGAGCGTGAACAGCGCGAGCAGGCCGAGCGTGAACACGAGCGGCAGACCCGTGAACACGCTGAACACGCCGCGCGCGAACACGCCGAACGGCTGGAGCGCGAGCGGGCCGAGCGCGAGAGTTCCGAGCGGGCCGCGGAGCGCGAGCACACCGCCCGGATGGAGCGTGAACGCCTCGACCGGGAGGCGGAACTGCGGCGTGAGCAGCGCGAATACGAGGACCGCGTCCGGCACGAGAAAGAGCAGCGGTCCGATGCGCTGCGGCGTGAACAGCAGGAGCAGGCGGAGCGTTCACGGCGTGAACGCGCGGCCATCGCACCGCCCGCCCCCACCGCCCACGGTGCGGGTGAGGGGGAGGCCGTGAACACGGATTACCACTTGCCGAACGTCAGCTTGAACAGCGGCGAGCTGGTGCTCAGGAAGATGCCGGAGTCCGAGGCCCGCTCCTACATCGCCTCGTTCCGCGAGGGCGAGCGGACCGTGCGGCAGCTTGCCGAGGACACCGGCTGGTCCGTCGGGTGGGTCGCCGCTCGCGTGCAGGAAGCGCGCGAGGAGCGGGCCACCGAGCAGGCAGAGCCCGCTGAGGCGGTGGCCTGA
- a CDS encoding NAD(P)-dependent oxidoreductase — protein sequence MTVVGILHPGSMGAAVAAQASLNGAEVLWLPTGRSSATKERAQRYGLTAVSDLRELTERAEIILSICPPAHAADVAAEVSAHLFKGVYVDGNAISPASMARVCSIVAPTGATVVDGSVIGSPPSSSKSARLYVSGPAHALTPVTSLFADTAVKVYQLPGGIGRASALKLSYSSYQKASRVLAAVSYALAHVYGVEEELLDIAQNRTTSYLAETAYIPKVAARSWRWGPEMREAASALRDAGLPPDLAEASAMVMSRWDDLKDSPLDVPQALEHLHSTPDDEPG from the coding sequence ATGACCGTCGTCGGGATCCTTCATCCGGGCAGTATGGGCGCTGCCGTGGCAGCGCAGGCCAGCCTCAATGGAGCCGAGGTTCTGTGGTTGCCGACCGGACGCAGCTCCGCAACCAAGGAACGGGCTCAGAGGTATGGGCTGACGGCTGTGAGTGACCTCAGAGAGCTGACGGAGCGAGCCGAAATCATCCTCAGCATCTGCCCACCGGCGCATGCGGCGGACGTCGCGGCCGAGGTCTCGGCTCACCTGTTCAAAGGCGTCTATGTGGACGGCAACGCCATCTCTCCTGCCAGCATGGCGCGTGTCTGCTCCATCGTGGCACCGACCGGGGCGACCGTCGTCGACGGCTCTGTCATCGGCTCGCCCCCGTCCTCTTCTAAGTCCGCTCGCCTGTATGTGTCCGGCCCGGCGCACGCACTAACGCCTGTGACGTCGCTCTTCGCGGACACAGCGGTGAAGGTTTACCAACTGCCGGGCGGCATCGGCCGTGCCTCCGCGCTGAAGCTGTCGTACAGCAGCTACCAGAAGGCCAGCCGCGTACTAGCCGCGGTCTCGTACGCCCTCGCCCATGTCTACGGGGTAGAGGAGGAACTGCTCGACATCGCCCAGAATCGCACCACCAGCTACCTCGCTGAGACGGCCTACATCCCGAAGGTGGCCGCGCGGTCATGGCGCTGGGGGCCGGAGATGCGAGAGGCGGCGTCCGCCCTCCGAGACGCCGGACTTCCTCCTGACCTAGCCGAGGCATCGGCCATGGTCATGAGTCGGTGGGACGACCTCAAGGATTCGCCCTTGGACGTCCCTCAGGCACTCGAACACCTCCACAGCACCCCGGACGACGAGCCTGGCTAG
- a CDS encoding AAA family ATPase, with amino-acid sequence MSPSGVILYGPPGAGKDTIAAELSRLRPEFTLFQRLKAGPGRTTGYRLTTAQHIEELTQVGEVLYRNSRYDAQYAIDRGEVSALVDAGRIPVLHMGQVAGAHAVATFPINWVRVLLWCPEETTRQRCQVRGDKDLDARLKVWHETRQDLLDHAAEPWSLVLRTDQVSATQAAQAIDDARLAGAPAERRDVRRLVE; translated from the coding sequence ATGAGCCCTTCCGGGGTCATCCTCTACGGCCCCCCAGGGGCCGGAAAGGACACTATTGCAGCCGAGCTATCACGCCTGCGGCCAGAGTTCACGCTCTTCCAGCGGCTCAAAGCGGGCCCCGGGCGAACCACAGGGTACCGGCTGACCACAGCGCAGCACATCGAGGAACTGACGCAGGTCGGAGAGGTTCTGTATCGAAATAGCCGGTATGACGCCCAATATGCCATCGACCGCGGTGAGGTCTCCGCGCTTGTCGACGCCGGACGCATTCCTGTCCTCCACATGGGCCAGGTTGCCGGGGCTCACGCCGTCGCCACCTTCCCCATCAACTGGGTGCGCGTTCTGTTGTGGTGCCCCGAAGAAACCACGCGTCAACGCTGCCAGGTACGCGGGGACAAGGATCTGGACGCCCGACTCAAGGTCTGGCACGAGACCCGACAGGATCTCTTGGACCATGCGGCAGAGCCCTGGTCGCTCGTCCTCAGAACCGACCAGGTCAGCGCGACTCAGGCAGCACAGGCCATCGACGATGCCCGGTTGGCCGGCGCGCCCGCTGAACGGCGCGACGTCCGTAGGCTGGTCGAATGA
- a CDS encoding AAA family ATPase, translated as MARKHPDWKPDLLRMHREEIGLTLEDTGEKLREIAERHGFNIAANFQTIWGHEKGSVYPGPHYRRAYCRLYRRNEAQLGFRKALPGEDAPVESVPAPVSAERKLPAQPDAVRKALSSIREGTDDVDSEALRNRIVDAWRRHTAGVNAEGPTVVLVGGYAGSGKSEFAKFLGGLTGWPILDKDSLTRPLVDQLLVSLGGEAHDRSSELYREKVRPLEYRCLMEAAWDNLNCGISAILDAPFITEFSQAEWMQRFQNRCRSKRVSVATIWVECDLESMREYIEFRGAARDAWKMAAWEEYASGLNLKMRPEGPHFVVDNRLGAAVALVDEARDVLSGGGL; from the coding sequence ATGGCTCGGAAGCACCCAGATTGGAAGCCCGATCTCCTGCGAATGCATCGCGAGGAAATAGGGCTCACCTTGGAAGACACTGGGGAGAAGCTTCGCGAAATCGCGGAGCGTCACGGCTTCAACATTGCCGCGAACTTCCAGACGATTTGGGGCCACGAAAAGGGTTCGGTGTATCCCGGTCCGCATTACCGCCGGGCGTACTGCCGTCTCTATCGTCGCAACGAAGCTCAACTCGGCTTCCGTAAAGCCCTGCCCGGAGAGGATGCCCCTGTGGAATCCGTACCGGCGCCCGTTTCCGCTGAGCGAAAGCTCCCCGCCCAGCCGGACGCAGTACGTAAAGCGCTGAGCAGCATCCGTGAAGGAACCGACGATGTGGACAGTGAAGCTCTGCGCAATCGTATAGTCGACGCATGGCGTCGCCACACCGCAGGGGTAAACGCCGAAGGCCCGACCGTGGTCCTGGTCGGAGGTTACGCCGGGTCAGGGAAGTCGGAGTTCGCAAAGTTCCTCGGAGGGCTCACCGGGTGGCCGATCCTCGACAAGGACTCGCTAACACGTCCACTGGTGGACCAACTCTTGGTTTCATTGGGCGGAGAGGCGCACGACCGAAGTTCTGAACTCTACCGCGAAAAGGTCCGGCCGCTGGAATACCGGTGCCTCATGGAAGCCGCATGGGACAACCTGAATTGCGGGATTTCAGCGATCCTCGACGCTCCGTTCATAACTGAATTCTCCCAAGCTGAATGGATGCAGCGCTTCCAGAATCGTTGCCGATCTAAGCGTGTTTCCGTCGCAACCATATGGGTTGAGTGTGACCTCGAATCGATGCGCGAGTACATCGAATTCCGGGGTGCCGCGCGCGATGCCTGGAAGATGGCAGCATGGGAGGAATACGCCTCGGGACTCAACCTTAAGATGCGGCCGGAGGGCCCGCATTTCGTTGTCGACAACCGGCTTGGCGCCGCCGTGGCCCTGGTCGACGAAGCCCGTGACGTGCTGAGCGGCGGCGGGCTATGA
- a CDS encoding bifunctional DNA primase/polymerase — protein MSEPMTVALESLHLLAAALLSVERGWPVIPLHPNTKRPAGHPERACPRTGRCVGGHRTPEQRATTDPGLIQTAWANRPYNVGIATGPAGLLVVDLDVPKPEEQEGAPDGATSFKALCERAEQPIPLTYQVRTPSGGSHLYFTAPAGVRMKCSVKRLAPHIDTRAWGGYVVAPGSTIEQGAYEVAEAAPVAPLPAWLAALLTERAKPAAPPVPTPVWDGTKAARTALERECAVIRAANEGGPNGRNNTLYRSTCKVARFVAWGHISRPTVEEAIQAAGESTGLPAAECRTTIRSAMEWLIANATPREAV, from the coding sequence ATGAGCGAGCCGATGACCGTGGCCCTGGAAAGCCTGCACCTGCTCGCCGCCGCGCTGCTTTCCGTTGAGCGCGGCTGGCCCGTCATCCCTCTGCACCCGAACACCAAGCGGCCCGCCGGGCACCCCGAGCGGGCATGCCCCCGCACCGGGCGCTGCGTCGGCGGGCACCGCACCCCGGAGCAGCGGGCCACCACCGACCCGGGCCTGATCCAGACCGCTTGGGCGAACCGCCCGTACAACGTCGGCATCGCCACCGGCCCCGCCGGGCTGCTCGTCGTCGACCTGGACGTACCCAAACCCGAAGAGCAGGAAGGAGCGCCTGACGGCGCCACTTCTTTCAAGGCGCTCTGCGAGCGCGCCGAACAGCCCATCCCGCTCACCTACCAGGTGCGGACTCCCAGCGGGGGCAGCCACCTGTACTTCACCGCCCCCGCCGGGGTGCGGATGAAGTGCAGCGTGAAACGGCTCGCCCCGCACATCGACACCCGCGCCTGGGGCGGCTACGTCGTCGCCCCCGGCAGCACCATCGAACAGGGCGCCTACGAAGTCGCCGAGGCGGCCCCCGTCGCCCCGCTCCCCGCATGGCTCGCCGCTCTCCTCACCGAGCGGGCTAAACCGGCGGCCCCGCCCGTCCCGACGCCCGTGTGGGACGGCACCAAAGCCGCCCGCACCGCCCTGGAGCGGGAATGCGCCGTCATCCGGGCAGCGAACGAGGGCGGCCCGAACGGACGGAACAACACGCTGTACCGCAGCACCTGCAAGGTGGCCCGGTTCGTCGCCTGGGGCCACATCTCCCGCCCCACGGTCGAAGAAGCAATCCAGGCGGCGGGGGAGTCGACGGGACTGCCGGCTGCCGAGTGCCGCACCACGATCCGCAGCGCCATGGAGTGGCTGATCGCCAACGCCACACCGCGGGAGGCCGTATGA